A region from the Neurospora crassa OR74A linkage group V, whole genome shotgun sequence genome encodes:
- a CDS encoding short chain dehydrogenase/reductase family protein, whose product MSFELFALNPPILTTQSQVGKGAIIMDVNTLFGIKGKVVLITGGAKGIGRMIAEGFVRNGAKVYISSRDAAACETAALELNALASKTSSGGSAVALPADLSSAEECTRVAQELSKREQKLHVLINNSGATWGAAYDEYPDNAWTKLLTLNLHRVFTLTQALTPLLEKAAKKTSSSSSEGRSDDGVVIDPARVIHIGSIDGIRVPLLPTYAYSASKAGLHHLSRHMAVELGPRGITSNTLACGPFPSKMMAATLRDFGEDIKAANPLGRIGTPEDAAGACLFLASRAGAFVNGATVTLDGGVALVSKI is encoded by the exons ATGAGCTTTGAATTGTTTGCACTGAACCCACCAATTTTGACGACTCAATCACAAGTCGGCAAAGGAGCAATCATCATGGATGTCAACACTCTCTTCGGCATCAAG GGCAAAGTTGTCCTCATTACCGGCGGCGCCAAAGGCATCGGCCGCATGATCGCCGAAGGTTTCGTCCGCAACGGCGCCAAAGTGTACATATCCTCTCGCGACGCCGCCGCCTGCGAGACCGCCGCCTTGGAGCTCAACGCTCTGGCCTCCAAGACCTCCTCAGGCGGTTCCGCCGTCGCCCTTCCCGCCGACCTCTCTTCCGCGGAGGAATGCACCCGTGTCGCCCAAGAACTCTCCAAGCGCGAGCAAAAGCTGCACGTGCTGATCAACAACTCGGGCGCCACCTGGGGCGCTGCTTACGACGAGTACCCGGATAACGCGTGGACGAAGCTGCTGACTCTGAACCTGCATCGAGTTTTTACGCTGACGCAGGCTTTGACTCCCCTTTTGGAGAAAGCGGCAAAGAagacgtcgtcgtcgtcgtcggaagGAAGAAGCGACGACGGAGTGGTGATTGACCCGGCGCGCGTCATCCACATTGGCAGCATCGACGGCATCCGAGTCCCGCTGCTTCCCACGTACGCTTACAGCGCCAGCAAGGCGGGACTACATCACTTGAGCAGACACATGGCGGTGGAACTGGGGCCGAGGGGGATCACGAGCAATACGCTGGCGTGTGGGCCGTTTCCGAGTAAGATGATGGCGGCGACGCTGAGGGACTTTGGGGAGGACATCAAGGCCGCGAATCCCCTGGGGAGGATTGGAACGCCGGAGGACGCGGCGGGCGCATGTCTGTTTTTGGCGAGTAGGGCGGGGGCGTTTGTGAATGGGGCGACGGTGACGCTAGATGGAGGGGTGGCACTGGTGTCGAAGATTTAG